The DNA region tagtagtgggtgaatggaacagtctacctagtagtgggtgaatggaacagtctacctattaGTGGGTGaatggaacagcctgcctagtagGGCTATAACAGGGGCTTGCTagcagcatgtcactgatgtcagctctgacctgtataccttgtacatgtacttgtagatattaagactattattattattattattattattaatataattattatatctcTCACATACGTCAGGTACGCAGCATCCCTGCtgggaggaggagatgaagaagccgGCTTCGCACTCATGAGAGTGAAATACttaatgatgatgctggtgttgcctCTACATCACGTCTACGGTTATAGTATGATTACCGGTAATCTTTATATCGGAGGTACGACGCTTCTTCTGCCGGTCTTCTCTCCTCAGAGATTCCTCAGCGCCATTGAGCAGTTTAAGGCAAGGATGCTGAGGATTCTGGCCACCCTGAGTGAACGTTTTAAGGGAGGAATAGTGTTTTGACAATCCTGAGTGGACGTTTAAGGGAGGGATAGTGTTTTGACAGTCCTGAGTGAACGTTTAAGAGAGGGATAGTGTTCTGACTGTGCTGAGTGGACGTTTTAAGGGAGTGATAGTGTTTTGACAGTCCTGAGTGAACGTTTAAGGGAGGGATAGTGTTTTGACAGCCCTGAGTGGACGTTTAAGGGAGGGATAGTATTTTGACAGTCCTGAGTGGACGTTTAAGGGGGGATAGTGTTTTGACAGTCCTGAGTGGACGTTTAAGGGAGGGATAGTATTTTGACAGTCCTGAGTGGACGTTTAAGGGAGGGATAGTGTTCTGACTGTGCTGAGTGGACGTTTTAAGGGAGGGATAGTGTTCTGACAGTCCTGAGTGGACGTTTAACGGAGGGATAGTGTTCTGACAGTCCTGAGTGAACGTTTAACGGAGGGATAGTGTTCTGACAGTCCTGAGTGGACGTTTAAGGGAGGGATAGTGTTCTGACAGTCCTGAGTGGACGTTTAAGGGAGGGATAGTGTTCTGACAGTCCTGAGTGAACGTTTAACGGAGGGATAGTGTTCTGACAGTCCTGAGTGAACGTTTAACGGAGGGATAGTGTTCTGACAGTCCTGAGTGGACGTTTAACGGAGGGATAGTGTTCTGACAGTCCTGAGTGGACGTTTAAGGGAGGGATAGTGTTCTGACAGTCCTGAGTGAACGTTTAACTTAAAAACTGTTCGATTTGACAGGTAAAACCGGAACAAGACTTTACCGAAATACTTCAGACTTCTATGAAATAAAACTAGACTTGATTCTAGGGAAGAAAAAGACTAATTGAGTGTATCAAAATAAGTCTTACTGAGTGAAATAAGGCTTTACTTGAGAGAAATACCTAAATCAGACTTTAGAATTTTTTGGAGTCCAGGAAAAAGACTGATTTACTAGTTTACAGACTTTCTGGATTTTCTAAGGCTTAAACTACGCGTAATTTTAGCGATAAAAGTCTAATTTAGTCTTTCTAAGACTTGCAGGATGATTTAGGGTGAACACTAGAGAAAGAAAAGAATAATTTAGAGTTATTAAGTTATGAGGTTAAGTGATAACTGAGGTTAAGTGATAACTGAGGTTAAGTGATAACTGAGGTTGAGTGATAACTGAGGTTGAGTGATAACTGAGGTTGAGTGATAACTGAGGTTGAGTGATAACTGAGGTTAAGTGATAACTGAGGTTAAATGATAACTGAGGTCAAGTGATAACTGAGGTTAAGTGATAACTGAGGTCAAGTGATAACTGAGGTCAAGTGATAACTGAGGTCAAGTGATAACTGAGGTTAAGTGATAACTGAGGTTAAGTGATAACTGAGGTCAAGTGATAACTGAGGTTAAGTGATAACTGAGGTTAAATGATAACTGAGGTCAAGTGATAACTGAGGTTAAGTGATAACTGAGGTCAAGTGATAACTGAGGTTAAATGATAACTGAGGTCAAGTGATAACTGAGGTTAAATGATAACTGAGGTCAAGTGATAACTGAGGTTAAGTGATAACTGAGGTCAAGTGATAACTGAGGTCAAGTGATAACTGAGGTTAAGTGATAACTGAGGTTAAGTGATAACTGAGGTTAAGTGATAACTGAGGTTAAGTGATAACTGAGGTTAAGTGATAACTGAGGTTAAATGATAACTGAGGTCAAGTGATAACTGAGGTCAAGTGATAACTGAGGTTAAGTGATAACTGAGGTCAAGTGATAACTGAGGTCAAGTGATAACTGAGGTTAAGTGATAACTGAGGTCAAGAGATAACTGAGGTTAAGTGATAACTGAGGTCAAGTGATAACTGAGGTCAAGTGATAACTGAGGTCAAGTGATAACTGAGGTTAAGTGATAACTGAGGTTAAATGATAACTGAGGTCAAGTGATAACTGAGGTCAAGTGATAACTGAGGTCAAGTGATAACTGAGGTTAAGTGATAACTGAGGTCAAGTGATAACTGAGGTCAAGTGATAACTGAGGTCAAGTGATAACTGAGGTCAAGTGATAACTGAGGTCAAGTGATAACTGAGGTCAAGTGATAACTGAGGTCAAGTGATAACTGAGGTCAAGGGATAACTGAGGTCAAGTGATAACTGAGGTCAAGTGATAACTGAGGTCAAGTTAGATCAAGTAAGGAGGTCAAGTTATAAGTGAGGTCAAATAATGAGGTCAAGTTACAAATGAGGTCAAGCTATAAGTGAGGTCAAATAATGAGGTCAAGTTATAAGTGAGGTTAAATAATGAGGTCAAGTTACAAGTGAGGTTAAATAATGAGGTCAAGTTACAAGTGAGGTCAAATAATGAGGTCAAGTTACAAGTGAGGTCAAATAATGAGGTCAAGTTACAAGTGAGGTCAAATAATGAGGtcaagctatatatatatatatatatatatgaggtcaAATAATGAGGCCAAGCTATAAGTGAGGTCAAATAATGAGGTCAAGTTATGAGTGACGTCAAATAATGAGGTCAAGTTTAAGTGACGTCAAATAATGAGGTCAAGTTACAAGTGAGGTTAAATAATGAGGTCAAGTTACAAGTGAGGTTAAATAATGAGGTGAAGTTACAAGTGAGGTTAAATAATGAGGTCAAGTTACAAGTGAGGTTAAATAATGAGGTCAAGTTACAAGTGAGGTCAAATAATGAGGTGAAGTTACAAGTGAGGTTAAATAATGAGGTCAAGTTACAAGTGAGGTCAAATAATAAGGTCAAGTTTAAGTGACGTCAAATAATGAGGTCAAGTTACAAGTGAGGTCAAATAATGAGGTCAAGTTACAAGTGAGGTCAAATAATGAGGTCAAGTTTAAGTGACGTCAAATAATGAGGTCAAGTTACAAGTGAGGTCAAATAATGAGGTCAAGTTACAAGTGAGGTTAAATAATGAGGTCAGGTTACAAGTGAGGTCAAATAATGAGGTCAAGTTACAAGTGAGGTCAAATAATGAGGTCAAGTTACAAGTGAGGTTAAATAATGAGGTCAAGTTACAAGTGAGGTCAAATAATGAGGTCAAGTTACAAGTGAGGTTAAATAATGAGGTCAAGTTACAAGTGAGGTCAAATAATGAGGTCAAGTTACAAGTGAGGTCAAATAATGAGGTCAAGTTACAAGTGAGGTCAAATAATGAGGtcaagctatatatatatatataagtgaggtCAAATAATGAGGCCAAGCTATAAGTGAGGTCAAATAATGAGGTCAAGTTATGAGTGACGTCAAATAATGAGGTCAAGTTACAAGTGAGGTCAAATAATGATGTCTAGTTATAAGTGAGGTCAAATAATGTCTAGTTACAAGTGAGGTCAAATAATAAGGTGAAGTTATAAGTGAGGTCACGTGACAGGTGAGGTTGTGTCCTGTAGTACCTCACCTGGTCAGCTTCCTGGCAGACACACCGCTGCTAGACAGGTACGACCTCACCTCCCTGGAAGTTATGTTCTCCGCAGCTGCACCTCTACCTGTCTCAACCCACACCAACATAATTAacaaggtaattattattattattattattattataactgcttGCATTAGTAAGCGCTAAACTCTCCGGGGTCATGTTATTGGAATATTAGTAACTACCTCAGTTACCCCAacaacactgcttttaatatatatatatatatatatatatatatatatatatatatatatatatatatatatatatatatatatatatataatacgacTGTTTATATAATACAAATGTTGTCATATTTATTAATTATATACATTACTATATATATTCTTAAACACCCTGGCCGTCTCCCTCCGAGGCAAGGTAACCCGAAAGagaaacacatttaccatcatttacACTATAACTATCTTGCCAGAATCGTGTACTGTActgccacctccaggactcgagtccggcttacccgaatcccttcaaaaaatactaccttgctcacactccaacagctcgtcagatcccaaaaaccatttgtctccactcctaacacgctcacatacGCCTGTTGGACGTCcaggcccctcgcacacaaaacctcctttacctcgcTGGATAACGTTCAGAGGACTTTCTCTGTTCTTATACACTCCATTAAACACCTGAAATATTGGGAAACGTTCAAGTTCCTTAAagtgtattccttggaacgtagacGAGAAAGGTACATCAAAATTTAAGCGTGGACAATCCTGGaggacggtgcaaaatacctccgcAATGTGTacagtaagagagaactcgatgagtgccagaggtccccgactcttcaacgccctcagTGAACAAGGAAAATCATCCAGAAACCTCTGACACTTccagagggaactggacaggcgCTTCAAATCAatgcctgaccagccaggctgtggttcgtatatcGAACTGCGTACAACCAGCGGTAACAGTCTAGATGATCAAACCTTGATTCTCCAGGTCTGGTCTGATACCGccccgcgggggcactgaccccctaACACGTCTTTTAGGTACCCTTCGTCTATTTTTGTGTAATgaagactttaaaccccattaacccctctctctctctcaccagacagggatagactttaaaccccattaacccctctctctctcaccagacagggatagactttaaaccccattaacccctctctctctctcaccagacagggatagactttaaaccccattaacccctctctctctctcaccagacagggatagactttaaaccccattaacccctctctctctcaccagacagggatagactttaaaccccattaacccctctctctctcaccagacagggatagactttaaaccccattaacccctctctctctctcaccagacagggatagactttaaaccccattaacccctctctctctcaccagacagggatagactttaaaccccattaacccctctctctctcaccagacaatgatagactttaaaccccattaacccctctctctctctcaccagacagggatagactttaaaccccattaaccactctctctctcaccagacagggatagactttaaaccccattaacccctctctctctctcaccagacaGGGATaaatttaaaccccattaacccccctctctctcaccagacagggatagactttaaaccccattaacccctctctctctcaccagacagggatagactttaaaccccattaaccactctctctcaccagacagggatagactttaaaccccattaaccactcTCTCACCAGATAGGGATatactttaaaccccattaacccctctctctctcaccagacagggatagactttaaaccccattaacccccctctctctcaccagactgggatagactttaaaccccattaacccctctctctctcaccagacagggatagactttaaaccccattaacccctctctctctctctctctcaccagagAGGGATatactttaaaccccattaacccctctctctctcaccagacagggatagactttaaaccccattaaccactcTCTCACCAGACagggatagactttaaaccccattaacccccctctctctcaccagacagggatagactttaaaccccattaacaactctctctctcaccagacagggatagactttaaaccccattaacccctctctctctcaccagacagggatagactttaaaccccattaacccctctctctctcaccagacagggatagactttaaaccccattaacccctctctctctccccagacagggatagactttaaaccccattaacccctctctctctcaccagacagggatagactttaaaccccattaacccctctctctctcaccagacagggatagactttaaaccccattaacccctctctctctctcaccagacagggatagactttaaaccccattaacccctctctctctcaccagacagggatagactttaaaccccattaacccctctctctctcaccagacaatgatagactttaaaccccattaacccctctctctctctcaccagacagggatagactttaaaccccattaaccactctctctctcaccagacagggatagactttaaaccccattaacccctctctctctctcaccagacaGGGATaaatttaaaccccattaacccccctctctctcaccagacagggatagactttaaaccccattaacccctctctctctctctcaccagacagggatagactttaaaccccattaaccactctctctcaccagacagggatagactttaaaccccattaaccactcTCTCACCAGATAGGGATatactttaaaccccattaacccctctctctctcaccagacagggatagactttaaaccccattaacccccctctctctcaccagactgggatagactttaaaccccattaacccctctctctctcaccagacagggatagactttaaaccccattaacccctctctctctcaccagacagggatagactttaaaccccattaacccctctctctctccccagacagggatagactttaaaccccattaacccctctctctctctcaccagacagggatagactttaaaccccattaaccactctctctctcaccagatAGGGATatactttaaaccccattaacccctctctctctcaccagacagggatagactttaaaccccattaacccctctctctctcaccagacagggatagactttaaaccccattaaccactcTCTCACCAGACagggatagactttaaaccccattaacccctctctctctcaccagacagggatagactttaaaccccattaaccactctctctctcaccagacagggatagactttaaaccccattaaccactcTCTCACCAGACagggatagactttaaaccccattaacccctctctctctcaccagacagggatagactttaaaccccattaacccctctctctctctcaccagacagggatagactttaaaccccattaaccactctctctctcaccagacagggatagactttaaaccccattaaccactcTCTCTCACCAGACAGGGATAGACTATAAACCCCATtaacccccctctctctcaccagaCAGGGATAGACTATAAACCCCattaacccctctctctctcaccagacagggatagactttaaaccccattaacccctctctctctcaccagacagggatagactttaaaccccattaacccctctctctctcaccagacagggatagactttaaaccccattaacccctctctctctcaccagacaGGGATAAACTTGATGTCAGGCTACGGGATGACTGAAGTTGCCTCTGTTACTACAAATGGAAGCGTCTATGGCTTCTGTTTGGGATCCGTGGGGCGTGTGATGCCTTATACCAAGGTTAAGGTGAGTGCCAGGTGTGGGAGTGCCAGGTGTGGAGTGCCAGGTGGTCCTGGATAATGCATGGTGTCACTAGCCTCGTATTTCACATTGTTGTTATCTCGCCTGTCAAATACTcatgagtatcttgtatgttgtattcatgtctcccctggttctCCTCCggcatgtatatgtgtgtaaaaCTCCTTCAATACATGTCAATTCTGAAAAAATAAGCACAAATTCTATATAATACGATCCTTTattaacgtttcgcccacacagtgtttATAGTgtagagagtcaggtggagaatactgGGTAGgctcgtctcagatccaacctaactaacattctccacctgactcgcgtgctctttacccaggtagatctgtttgtgacttgataaagcccactgtgtgggcgaaacgttgtcgatAAAGGATCACAAGATACTACATTTGTGGCTACTGCTTTCCATCGTGTTCGTATcatataccatttatctccagcaTGTCAATTCCCATCCAGATAATCGACCCGGAAACTGGGAGAATGCTGGCGGAAGGAGAAGAGGGTGAGGTGTGTGTCAAAAGCTTGACAGTCATGCTGGGCTATATCAATAACCCAGCTGCCACGGCTGCAATGATCGACTCTGACGGGTGGCTTCACACAGGGGACCTGGGTTACTACAACTCAGACGGCTTCCTCTTCCTAACAGATAGGATCAAGGATCTTATCAAGGTCAAAGGTTTCCAGGTGAGATGTGACAGATGAGGTGACGTACAGTAATGTATAAAACATTGAGTATTGACAAATTATCAGCAATTTCCTCGCTGTCGGTCTCTAGCTCAGGGGTCCAGGTTGAAGGACTTTGCCTCGACAGGTGAGTCTATCAGGCAGTGTCATCCTACATGGCTCCTGATAGATTGTGCCCTGAGACACGCATTACCCTGACACATTATCCATGTCGATTTAAAGCAAATCCTATATATTTTCCTTGGTTGCCagagcaaccaccaccatcaactatATCTTCTCCCTCAATCCAGGTGTCTCCTAAACAAGTAGAGGAGGTGTTGATGGggatggagggtgttggggaggtggcagtggtgggggtACCACACCCCAGGACAGGTGAGGCAGCTAGGGCTTATGTGGTACCTAAGCCCTCAGCACGTCTCTCCCCGGCACTCCTACAGCGTTACGTAGCaggtaattacctatttgtacttacaaTATCAGATTTATGTTGGTGGTATACCatttacagtgtttgtagttacaagaacAGAGAGAATTCTTAACCTAACCCTGTACAGacccgagaaagagagagagagagagagagagagagagagagagagagagagagagagagagagagagagagagagagaatcatttaCGTGTATCACACAGAACGCCTGGCGCCCCATAAACATCTCACAGGAGGTGTGGAACTGCTGGAGATGTTACCCAGGAACCAGTCAGGCAAGGTTCTCAAGAAGAAGTTGATAGAATCCTACATCGCCTCCTCCAAGCTCTGAGGTCTTCAAGCTGCAGTAGCTGCTGTCTTCAAGCTCTAAGCTTTTGGGCAAAAGCAGTAGCTACTGTCTCCAAGCTTCAAGCTCCCTGACAGAAGCAGTAGCTACTGTCTTCAGGCTGCAGTAGCTGCTATCTCCAAGCTCTGAGAGCCTTCAAAAAAACAGTAGCCTAAGTAACTACCCTCACTGCCACTCACGCATCTTCTGGAGATGGCAGATGATGTATttcaaaaataataaatgataacCAGAGCATAATATGGTTTATTTCCTCCTCTAATATAAATCTATCAATTTATCTACCGGGGACAGTCACATCTCTCTTTAAAGGTATCTAATAGTTACCTGTTTACTAGGGGTCTAGAGACTAAGTgtatttagacacaggtacacttaagtacacTTATCATACATACTTTGACATTCTAAATAAcgactgtaaaaaaaaatattgaatgtAAGCAGATAGTCGACACACTCCCTActctttctaaagcctccttgttcatctgtgatcctgctctccatcttacctctaattctatcaataataaccGTATCATACACTttgcctggtatactcagtaggcTTAGTTtcctatacagtggtccctcgttgttcgtaattaatccgttcctggagccattactataaacgaaatttacgatttacgaatcaattttccccataagaaataatgtaaatacaattaatccgttcctgacacccagaagtattaaaacaaaaaatgttttaacatgaaatatacatgtagtacataaacaat from Cherax quadricarinatus isolate ZL_2023a chromosome 95, ASM3850222v1, whole genome shotgun sequence includes:
- the LOC128703873 gene encoding uncharacterized protein isoform X1, encoding MKTLSNKGREMEEKRTRGEPRVLEWVSDVPPPPVPKTNWASFMLERIAAHGENIATIDALTGENRKYSWYLTSVPKVAGGLAAAGIEPGHSVILLTISHLDYPLLLLAVTYLGATCVLLSPDLSQEELARSIRVCQAQWAVIHSSAQRLLDGAQTLLPTGTLRRVWLLDPGTSSAGHTLTHLLQAQPIQAHSLGVESQRTVAVVFFSSGTTGVPKGVMLSHSNLTVPLWLNRYAASLLGGGDEEAGFALMRVKYLMMMLVLPLHHVYGYSMITGNLYIGGTTLLLPVFSPQRFLSAIEQFKVRLCPVVPHLVSFLADTPLLDRYDLTSLEVMFSAAAPLPVSTHTNIINKTGINLMSGYGMTEVASVTTNGSVYGFCLGSVGRVMPYTKVKIIDPETGRMLAEGEEGEVCVKSLTVMLGYINNPAATAAMIDSDGWLHTGDLGYYNSDGFLFLTDRIKDLIKVKGFQVSPKQVEEVLMGMEGVGEVAVVGVPHPRTGEAARAYVVPKPSARLSPALLQRYVAERLAPHKHLTGGVELLEMLPRNQSGKVLKKKLIESYIASSKL
- the LOC128703873 gene encoding uncharacterized protein isoform X2, which produces MEEKRTRGEPRVLEWVSDVPPPPVPKTNWASFMLERIAAHGENIATIDALTGENRKYSWYLTSVPKVAGGLAAAGIEPGHSVILLTISHLDYPLLLLAVTYLGATCVLLSPDLSQEELARSIRVCQAQWAVIHSSAQRLLDGAQTLLPTGTLRRVWLLDPGTSSAGHTLTHLLQAQPIQAHSLGVESQRTVAVVFFSSGTTGVPKGVMLSHSNLTVPLWLNRYAASLLGGGDEEAGFALMRVKYLMMMLVLPLHHVYGYSMITGNLYIGGTTLLLPVFSPQRFLSAIEQFKVRLCPVVPHLVSFLADTPLLDRYDLTSLEVMFSAAAPLPVSTHTNIINKTGINLMSGYGMTEVASVTTNGSVYGFCLGSVGRVMPYTKVKIIDPETGRMLAEGEEGEVCVKSLTVMLGYINNPAATAAMIDSDGWLHTGDLGYYNSDGFLFLTDRIKDLIKVKGFQVSPKQVEEVLMGMEGVGEVAVVGVPHPRTGEAARAYVVPKPSARLSPALLQRYVAERLAPHKHLTGGVELLEMLPRNQSGKVLKKKLIESYIASSKL